The following are from one region of the Baumannia cicadellinicola str. Hc (Homalodisca coagulata) genome:
- the murD gene encoding UDP-N-acetylmuramoyl-L-alanine--D-glutamate ligase, with translation MTNYYGHNIVIIGLGITGITCVNFFRSRGITPRVMDTRYNPPQLNQLPKDIQYWLGELKIEWLLAATLIVISPGISLSHPAINTAMKCGIEIIGDVELFLREVTVPVVAITGTNGKSTVAKLVGTMANCAGLKVGVGGNIGYPVLSLLQQSHQLYVLELSSFQLETTKNLKVAVATILNISEDHMDRYPLGLQQYREAKLKIYKQAKIYIINDDDKLTLPANSTNKEYCSIIKFGIKSGHYCLGDYQGKQWLMAYGKPLLDCNEIKIIGRHNLLNALAALALAEAIAIPRQACLIALRQFSGLMHRFELVLERKGIRWINDSKATNVGSTKAALNELTVDGTLHLLLGGDGKLADFSSLQPFVQGNNIHLYCFGKDSKKLAALNQHSATITQTLSQAMHIINNQVKAGDVVLLSPACSSLDQFENFKVRGKTFTNLVFEFNDGNNN, from the coding sequence ATGACTAATTATTATGGTCATAATATTGTTATTATAGGATTAGGAATAACAGGTATTACTTGTGTTAATTTTTTTAGATCTCGTGGAATTACACCACGTGTAATGGATACCCGTTATAATCCACCACAACTAAATCAGTTACCTAAAGATATACAATATTGGTTAGGTGAACTAAAAATAGAATGGCTACTAGCTGCTACACTAATAGTAATTAGTCCTGGTATTTCTTTATCGCATCCAGCTATAAATACAGCAATGAAATGTGGTATTGAGATAATTGGAGATGTTGAATTATTTTTGCGTGAAGTAACAGTACCAGTAGTAGCTATTACTGGTACTAATGGTAAAAGTACTGTTGCTAAGCTAGTAGGTACTATGGCAAATTGTGCAGGGTTAAAAGTTGGAGTTGGTGGTAATATAGGTTACCCTGTTTTATCACTATTACAACAATCTCATCAACTATATGTTCTTGAACTATCTAGTTTTCAGTTAGAAACGACTAAAAATTTAAAAGTAGCAGTAGCAACTATTTTAAATATTAGTGAAGATCATATGGATCGTTATCCTTTAGGTTTACAACAATACCGAGAAGCTAAACTAAAAATTTATAAACAAGCTAAGATTTATATAATTAACGATGATGATAAACTTACATTACCAGCTAATAGTACTAATAAAGAATATTGTTCTATTATTAAATTTGGTATTAAATCAGGTCATTATTGTCTTGGTGATTATCAAGGAAAACAATGGCTAATGGCTTATGGTAAACCATTATTAGATTGTAATGAAATTAAAATAATTGGTAGGCATAATCTATTAAATGCATTAGCAGCATTAGCATTAGCAGAGGCCATAGCAATACCACGTCAAGCTTGTTTGATTGCATTACGTCAATTTTCTGGGTTAATGCATCGCTTTGAGCTAGTTTTAGAAAGAAAAGGTATACGTTGGATTAATGACTCAAAAGCTACTAATGTAGGTAGTACTAAAGCAGCACTTAATGAACTAACAGTAGATGGAACCTTACATCTATTACTTGGTGGAGATGGCAAATTAGCAGACTTCTCATCATTACAACCATTTGTACAAGGTAACAATATACATCTTTACTGTTTTGGTAAAGATAGTAAGAAGTTAGCAGCACTAAACCAACATTCAGCTACTATTACTCAAACTTTATCACAAGCAATGCATATAATCAATAACCAAGTAAAAGCAGGAGATGTTGTATTATTATCTCCTGCTTGTTCTAGTTTAGATCAATTCGAAAATTTTAAAGTACGAGGTAAAACTTTTACTAATTTAGTATTTGAATTTAATGATGGTAATAATAATTAA
- the murC gene encoding UDP-N-acetylmuramate--L-alanine ligase, translating into MNYQRLAQLQKLVPQMRQVKRIHFIGIGGVGMSGIAKILLHEGYQISGSDLVQNKVTKHLVALGVSIKFQHIPENVLDANVVVVSSAISIANPEIVAAKKLRIPIITRAEMLAELMRFRYGIAIAGTHGKTTTTAMLASIYLEAGLDPTIVNGGLIKSIGQYARLGYGSYLIAEADESDLSFLHLQPIVTIITNIEADHMENYQGDFNYLKNTFLKFIHKLPFYGKGIMCLDDPVIRDLLPHISRHIITYGFNSKANFRLTNYHQKEAHVSFQLYRQDKPTLRIELNSPGRHNALNAVAAIAVATEEGIADKNILQALFRFKGINRRFDKLGCFSLKKINGKNGVVMLVEDYGHHPTELQATIQSVRIGWPDKRLVMVFQPHRYTRTRDLYEYFVGVLSKVDVLLMLDIYPAGENPIAGIDSKSLCCTIRNTSKLDPIFIHELNKLPVMLAQLLQDNDLVLMQGAGSIGLIASQLAIGKLQTNIRHNPLI; encoded by the coding sequence GTGAATTATCAAAGATTAGCTCAACTACAAAAACTAGTACCTCAGATGCGACAAGTTAAGCGAATTCATTTTATAGGTATTGGTGGTGTAGGCATGAGTGGAATAGCCAAAATTTTATTACATGAAGGCTACCAAATTAGTGGTTCAGATTTAGTACAAAATAAAGTAACAAAGCACTTAGTTGCACTTGGCGTAAGTATCAAATTTCAACATATTCCAGAAAATGTTCTAGATGCTAATGTAGTCGTAGTATCTAGTGCTATTAGTATAGCTAACCCAGAAATTGTAGCTGCAAAAAAATTACGTATTCCAATTATAACACGTGCAGAAATGTTAGCAGAGTTAATGCGTTTCCGATATGGTATTGCTATTGCAGGTACACATGGAAAAACTACTACTACTGCTATGTTAGCTAGCATATACTTAGAAGCTGGATTAGATCCCACTATTGTTAATGGTGGTTTAATAAAATCGATAGGTCAATATGCACGCTTAGGTTATGGTAGTTATTTAATTGCTGAAGCAGATGAAAGCGATTTATCTTTCCTGCATTTACAACCTATAGTAACTATTATTACTAATATTGAAGCTGATCACATGGAAAACTATCAAGGTGATTTTAATTATTTAAAAAATACATTTTTAAAATTTATACATAAATTACCATTTTATGGTAAAGGTATTATGTGTTTAGATGATCCAGTTATCCGTGATTTATTACCGCATATTAGTAGACATATCATTACTTATGGTTTTAACAGCAAAGCTAATTTTCGTTTAACAAACTATCATCAGAAAGAAGCACATGTTAGCTTCCAACTTTATCGGCAGGATAAACCTACTCTTAGAATAGAATTAAACTCTCCGGGGAGACATAATGCCTTAAATGCAGTAGCTGCTATTGCTGTAGCAACAGAAGAAGGTATAGCTGATAAAAATATATTACAAGCATTATTTAGATTTAAAGGTATAAACAGGAGATTTGATAAGTTAGGATGTTTTTCTTTAAAAAAAATTAATGGTAAAAATGGAGTAGTAATGTTAGTAGAAGACTATGGTCATCATCCTACTGAATTACAAGCTACTATACAATCAGTACGTATAGGATGGCCAGATAAGCGCCTTGTTATGGTTTTTCAACCTCATCGTTATACTCGTACTAGAGATTTGTATGAATATTTTGTAGGTGTATTATCTAAGGTTGATGTTCTATTAATGTTAGATATTTATCCTGCTGGTGAGAATCCAATAGCAGGAATAGATAGTAAATCATTATGCTGTACTATCCGTAATACTAGTAAATTAGATCCTATATTTATTCATGAACTAAATAAGTTACCTGTAATGTTAGCACAATTATTACAGGATAATGATTTAGTATTAATGCAGGGTGCAGGTTCTATTGGATTAATAGCCAGTCAATTAGCAATTGGTAAACTGCAAACTAATATTCGGCATAATCCTCTAATATAG
- the murG gene encoding undecaprenyldiphospho-muramoylpentapeptide beta-N-acetylglucosaminyltransferase: MIRKRLIIVAGGTGGHIFPGLAIANNMITQGWDVRWLGTKNRIEADLVPKHGITTYFLSIYGYGLHGKKQKILAIVSILQAVLQSYYIMRKWRPDIVLGMGGYISGPCGLAAWMCKIPLVIHEQNRVTGLTNYYLSKFAKKVLQAFPSVFPNANVVGNPIRKEILAVIEPSLRLCNRTGPIRILVIGGSQGSKIINQILPVVAAQLAGKYVFWHQVGKGALKEVQQVYTSMLKNQLNYKLVEFIDDIAIAYAWADVVICRSGALTISEIAAVGLPAIFVPFMHKDRHQYWNALPLEQLGAAKILEQPNFTAEKVSQILMSWDRSKLFTMAQRARTIAMVDSTERVTSELIELANNTKH, encoded by the coding sequence ATGATTAGAAAACGATTAATAATTGTAGCTGGTGGTACTGGTGGACATATATTTCCCGGTTTAGCAATAGCTAATAATATGATAACCCAAGGTTGGGACGTTCGTTGGTTAGGGACAAAAAATCGTATAGAAGCTGATTTAGTACCAAAACATGGAATAACAACATACTTTTTATCTATTTATGGATATGGACTACATGGCAAAAAACAAAAAATATTAGCTATAGTAAGTATTTTACAAGCTGTACTACAATCATATTATATTATGCGTAAGTGGAGACCGGATATAGTACTAGGTATGGGAGGATATATTTCTGGACCTTGTGGTTTAGCTGCATGGATGTGCAAGATTCCATTAGTAATACATGAACAAAATAGAGTAACTGGACTAACTAACTATTATCTATCTAAATTTGCGAAGAAAGTGCTACAAGCATTTCCTAGTGTTTTTCCTAATGCTAATGTAGTTGGTAATCCAATTCGCAAAGAAATCTTAGCCGTAATAGAACCATCTTTGCGATTATGTAATCGTACTGGACCAATTAGAATCTTAGTTATTGGAGGTAGCCAAGGATCAAAAATAATAAACCAAATTTTACCCGTTGTTGCGGCACAACTAGCTGGTAAGTATGTTTTTTGGCATCAAGTTGGTAAGGGTGCTTTAAAAGAAGTACAACAAGTTTATACTAGTATGTTAAAAAATCAGCTTAATTATAAATTAGTAGAATTTATTGATGATATTGCTATTGCTTATGCTTGGGCTGATGTTGTTATATGTCGTTCTGGAGCGCTTACCATAAGCGAAATAGCTGCTGTTGGGTTACCTGCTATTTTTGTTCCTTTTATGCATAAAGATCGACATCAGTATTGGAATGCACTTCCCCTAGAACAGCTAGGAGCAGCTAAAATACTCGAACAACCTAACTTTACAGCAGAGAAAGTTAGCCAAATACTAATGAGTTGGGATCGTTCAAAACTATTTACTATGGCGCAACGTGCAAGAACCATAGCTATGGTAGACTCAACTGAACGAGTTACTAGTGAATTAATAGAATTAGCAAATAACACGAAGCATTAA
- a CDS encoding DUF721 domain-containing protein, protein MRNSNPLSIYFILQKINDTNQSNLSKLQQHAVYLLNINNIVIGLLPIILRPWCRVANIRKSIMVLETANASWLMRLRHEKTQLLYNLRSKILPSLSYIDIRIQPSLAIKRNISRSKPYSVLFNGKIEQQTPRNLSVNSAKLIRNLAANSEGKLQIILERLAMLAVDNNHTNSK, encoded by the coding sequence ATGCGTAATAGCAATCCATTATCTATATATTTTATTTTACAAAAAATAAATGATACTAATCAAAGTAATTTATCAAAATTACAACAGCATGCTGTATATCTACTAAATATTAATAATATAGTTATTGGACTACTACCAATCATATTACGTCCTTGGTGTAGAGTTGCTAATATACGTAAAAGTATAATGGTGCTAGAAACGGCTAATGCTAGTTGGCTTATGCGATTACGACATGAAAAAACCCAATTACTATATAATTTACGTAGTAAAATATTACCATCATTATCTTATATTGATATAAGAATTCAGCCTTCTTTAGCAATTAAAAGAAATATTTCTAGATCAAAACCCTATAGTGTATTATTTAATGGTAAAATAGAACAACAAACACCACGTAATTTAAGTGTTAATAGTGCTAAATTAATACGTAATTTAGCCGCAAATAGTGAAGGTAAATTGCAAATAATACTAGAAAGATTAGCAATGTTAGCTGTCGATAATAATCATACTAATAGTAAATAA
- the coaE gene encoding dephospho-CoA kinase (Dephospho-CoA kinase (CoaE) performs the final step in coenzyme A biosynthesis.), which yields MSYIVAITGGIGSGKSTVANKFANLGIPIIDADVISHQIVQPGSYALNLIYQRFGPMILHNNGHLNRYALRKQIFSNLEDKVWLNNLLHPLIQLSTQQKIKAIYNYAPYIIWVVPLLIETNLQKYADRILVIDVTPEIQIARTIIRDRTNSQQVENIIAAQIQRSHRINYANDIINNSKSYKDLDITKLHNFYLRCATLKNIG from the coding sequence ATGTCTTATATTGTTGCAATAACTGGTGGTATTGGTAGTGGTAAGAGTACAGTGGCTAACAAATTTGCTAATTTAGGTATTCCTATAATAGATGCTGATGTGATTAGTCACCAGATAGTACAACCAGGAAGTTATGCTTTAAATCTTATTTACCAACGTTTTGGTCCTATGATACTTCATAATAATGGACACTTAAATCGCTATGCATTGAGAAAACAAATATTTAGCAATCTAGAAGATAAAGTATGGTTAAATAATTTGCTTCATCCTTTGATTCAACTATCAACACAACAAAAAATAAAAGCTATCTATAATTATGCTCCATATATTATATGGGTAGTTCCATTATTAATAGAAACTAATTTACAAAAATATGCTGACAGAATTTTGGTCATTGATGTTACTCCTGAAATTCAAATTGCCCGTACTATAATTCGTGATAGAACAAATAGTCAACAAGTTGAAAATATTATCGCAGCGCAAATTCAACGTTCACATCGCATAAATTATGCAAATGATATTATTAATAATAGTAAATCTTATAAAGATTTAGATATTACTAAATTGCATAATTTTTATCTTCGCTGTGCAACATTAAAAAATATAGGTTAA
- a CDS encoding SEC-C metal-binding domain-containing protein yields MDSNHPCLCGSGKNFKSCHSLQQK; encoded by the coding sequence ATAGATAGTAATCATCCTTGTCTATGTGGATCTGGTAAAAATTTTAAGAGTTGTCATTCACTACAACAAAAATAA
- the murF gene encoding UDP-N-acetylmuramoyl-tripeptide--D-alanyl-D-alanine ligase, which translates to MIPFMLHDIITILRAKVYGINPMIEDVTTDSRTIGKNCLFIALHGTRFDAHFFAKNAVLAGASAILVNRQLPLNIPQLIVEDTLLALKQLSYWVRKQVSARVIALTGSSGKTSVKEMTASILRQCGKVLATQGNLNNDIGVSLTLLRLTPQDDFAIIELGANHIGEISSNANLVLPEIALVNNISFSHLAGFGSLAGVAQAKGEIFTKLPGNGLVILNENSNDWLNWQQGSKCKTVWRFSLNKTDNVQFFATKIVSNLHSMYFTLHSPQGSCQVQLPMLGKHNITNALAASALAIAVGANLSAVSLGLSKVKPIPGRLCPIQLDVGKLLIDDSYNANVNSMIAAAQVLSEMPGYLVMVVGDMAELGEKEIKYHQQVGKFIAMVGINKVLSIGNLSYIISNTSRRGEHFNNKSALTNRLIQLLLKYNIITILVKGSRNTTMEQVIQELKEKSAC; encoded by the coding sequence ATGATACCATTTATGTTACACGATATTATCACAATACTTCGTGCTAAAGTATATGGTATTAATCCTATGATTGAAGATGTCACTACTGATTCGCGGACTATAGGTAAAAATTGTCTTTTTATTGCACTTCATGGAACTAGATTTGACGCACATTTTTTTGCAAAAAATGCAGTATTAGCTGGTGCTAGTGCAATTTTAGTAAATCGTCAGCTACCACTAAATATTCCACAACTAATAGTAGAAGATACTCTACTAGCTTTAAAACAATTAAGCTATTGGGTTCGCAAGCAAGTATCAGCACGAGTAATCGCGCTGACTGGTTCATCTGGAAAAACATCTGTCAAAGAAATGACAGCTTCTATATTACGTCAATGTGGTAAAGTTTTAGCTACACAGGGAAATTTAAATAATGATATTGGTGTCTCGCTGACATTACTTCGTCTTACTCCTCAAGATGATTTTGCTATTATTGAATTAGGTGCTAATCATATTGGAGAAATTAGCTCAAATGCTAACCTAGTACTACCAGAAATAGCATTAGTTAATAATATATCTTTTTCTCATTTAGCTGGTTTTGGTTCTCTAGCTGGTGTTGCACAAGCCAAAGGGGAAATTTTTACTAAATTACCAGGTAATGGTCTTGTTATTTTAAATGAAAATAGTAACGATTGGTTAAATTGGCAGCAAGGATCAAAATGCAAAACAGTATGGCGTTTTTCGCTCAATAAAACCGATAACGTCCAATTTTTTGCAACTAAAATAGTAAGTAATTTACATAGTATGTATTTTACTTTACATAGTCCACAAGGTAGTTGCCAGGTACAATTACCAATGTTAGGTAAACATAATATTACTAATGCATTAGCAGCTAGTGCATTAGCAATAGCAGTTGGTGCAAATTTATCCGCAGTAAGCTTAGGTTTATCTAAAGTAAAACCTATACCAGGTCGTTTATGCCCAATCCAACTAGATGTTGGTAAATTATTAATTGATGATAGCTATAATGCTAATGTTAATTCTATGATAGCTGCAGCACAAGTCTTATCTGAAATGCCAGGTTATTTAGTAATGGTAGTTGGTGATATGGCGGAGCTAGGTGAAAAAGAAATTAAATATCACCAACAAGTTGGCAAATTTATTGCTATGGTTGGTATAAATAAAGTTTTAAGTATTGGAAACCTTAGTTATATCATTAGCAATACTAGTAGAAGAGGAGAACATTTTAATAATAAATCCGCATTAACTAACCGTCTTATTCAGTTATTATTAAAATATAATATTATTACTATTTTAGTTAAAGGATCACGTAATACTACAATGGAGCAAGTAATCCAGGAATTAAAGGAGAAAAGCGCGTGTTAG
- the mraY gene encoding phospho-N-acetylmuramoyl-pentapeptide-transferase — translation MLVYLANYFAKLYSCFNIFSYLTFRAIISLLTALFISLLIGPFLITWLQKLQISQVISIHGPQSHFKKSGTPTMGGLIMLLSITISILLWTCLSNPYVWCVLFVLIGYGIIGFIDDYQKVIHNNSKGLMARWKYFWQSVIAIIIAYIMFLMGKNTPATQLVMPFVKTIMPQLGLWYIVLTYFAIVGASNAVNLTDGLDGLAIIPAVFVAAGFALIAWATGNINFSSYLHIPYIYFASELVIVCTAIVGAGLGLLWFNTYPAQIFMGDVGALSLGGALGIIAVLLRQEFLLLIMGGIFVVETMSVILQVTSFKLRRKRLFRMAPIHHHYELKGWPEPRIIVRFWIISLVFVLIGLATLKVR, via the coding sequence GTGTTAGTTTATTTGGCTAATTATTTTGCCAAATTATATTCTTGTTTCAACATTTTTTCCTATTTAACCTTTCGTGCTATAATTAGCCTATTAACAGCATTATTTATTTCTCTATTAATTGGTCCTTTTTTGATCACTTGGTTACAAAAATTACAAATTAGTCAGGTTATTAGTATTCATGGTCCTCAATCACACTTTAAAAAAAGTGGAACACCTACTATGGGTGGATTAATAATGTTGTTATCAATAACTATTTCTATACTGCTATGGACTTGCTTATCAAATCCTTATGTATGGTGTGTTCTATTTGTATTAATAGGATATGGTATTATTGGTTTTATTGATGATTATCAGAAAGTTATACATAATAATAGCAAAGGTTTAATGGCTAGATGGAAATACTTCTGGCAATCAGTTATTGCCATAATAATAGCTTACATAATGTTTCTAATGGGTAAAAATACTCCAGCAACACAACTAGTTATGCCTTTTGTAAAAACTATTATGCCACAATTAGGACTATGGTATATAGTATTAACTTATTTTGCAATTGTTGGTGCGAGTAACGCTGTTAATCTTACTGATGGTTTAGATGGTTTAGCAATAATACCAGCAGTATTTGTTGCTGCAGGTTTTGCCTTAATAGCTTGGGCGACGGGTAATATAAATTTTTCTAGTTATCTTCATATTCCATATATTTACTTTGCTAGCGAATTAGTTATTGTTTGTACCGCAATTGTAGGCGCTGGTTTGGGTTTATTATGGTTTAATACTTATCCAGCTCAAATATTCATGGGTGATGTTGGAGCATTATCTTTAGGTGGAGCATTAGGTATTATTGCAGTCCTTTTACGCCAGGAGTTTTTGCTACTAATTATGGGTGGTATATTTGTAGTAGAAACTATGTCAGTTATTTTGCAAGTTACTTCTTTTAAACTACGACGAAAGCGACTTTTTCGTATGGCACCTATTCATCATCATTATGAGTTAAAAGGATGGCCAGAACCACGTATTATTGTGCGTTTCTGGATTATTTCTTTAGTATTTGTTTTAATTGGATTAGCTACACTTAAAGTACGATAA
- the ftsZ gene encoding cell division protein FtsZ, translating to MFEPIELTDDAVIKVIGVGGGGSNAVEHMVRENIEGVEFFAVNTDAQALRKTLVSQQIQIGKNVTKGLGAGANPEVGRYSAEEDREILSNALEGADMLFIAAGMGGGTGTGAAPVVAELAKEIGILTVAVVTKPFNFEGKKRMTFAEQGIAELSKHVDSLITIPNDKLLKVLGRGVSLLDAFCAANSVLKGAVQGIAELITRPGLMNVDFADVRTVMSEMGYAMMGSGVASGENRAENASETAISSPLLEDIDLSGARGVLVNITAGFDLRLDEFEKVGNTIRGFSSDNATVVIGTSLDPNMNDELRVTVVATGISVDKRQDNPYVTNKSNNQTIIEHRYGNNSNKISPLYGEQKITTLAVNERNSTKSKKLDYLDIPAFLRKQVDLKSN from the coding sequence ATGTTTGAACCAATAGAATTAACTGATGATGCAGTAATAAAAGTTATTGGTGTAGGTGGTGGTGGTAGTAATGCTGTTGAACATATGGTACGAGAAAATATTGAAGGGGTAGAATTTTTTGCTGTTAATACTGATGCTCAGGCATTACGTAAAACATTAGTTAGTCAGCAAATACAAATTGGTAAGAATGTTACTAAAGGTTTAGGTGCAGGTGCTAATCCTGAAGTAGGACGTTATTCTGCTGAGGAAGATCGTGAAATACTAAGTAATGCTTTAGAAGGTGCGGATATGCTTTTTATTGCAGCAGGTATGGGTGGAGGTACTGGTACTGGAGCTGCTCCAGTAGTAGCTGAATTAGCTAAAGAAATTGGTATACTTACTGTAGCTGTAGTAACAAAACCATTTAATTTTGAAGGTAAAAAACGTATGACATTTGCTGAACAAGGCATAGCAGAACTTTCTAAACATGTAGATTCTCTAATTACTATTCCTAATGATAAATTACTAAAGGTACTAGGAAGAGGAGTTTCATTATTAGATGCATTTTGTGCCGCTAATAGCGTGTTAAAAGGTGCTGTACAGGGTATTGCTGAGCTTATTACACGTCCTGGATTAATGAATGTAGACTTTGCAGATGTCCGTACAGTTATGTCAGAAATGGGTTATGCTATGATGGGTTCAGGTGTAGCTTCTGGAGAAAATAGAGCTGAGAACGCATCAGAAACTGCTATTTCTAGTCCGCTATTAGAAGATATTGATTTATCTGGTGCTCGTGGCGTACTGGTAAATATTACTGCAGGTTTTGATCTACGTCTAGATGAATTTGAGAAAGTAGGTAACACTATTAGAGGATTTTCTTCGGATAACGCAACTGTAGTAATTGGTACTTCACTAGATCCTAATATGAATGATGAATTACGTGTAACTGTAGTAGCAACAGGTATAAGTGTAGATAAACGTCAAGACAATCCTTATGTAACCAATAAATCAAATAATCAAACAATAATAGAACATCGTTACGGCAATAATTCTAATAAGATATCTCCATTATATGGAGAACAAAAAATAACAACATTAGCTGTTAATGAACGAAATTCAACTAAAAGTAAAAAGTTAGACTACTTAGATATACCAGCATTTTTACGTAAGCAAGTAGATTTAAAATCCAATTAA
- the nadC gene encoding carboxylating nicotinate-nucleotide diphosphorylase, with protein MLPNNQNNVHRQYLLTRIKEDISYIVNFALKEDLGGLINADIDITAQLIPKISKSNATIITHEQGIFCGKKWFIEVFKQLSDDIIINWKVDDGDYIQANQLLCEIHGPTRILLTGERTALNFIQTMSGIASKVKLYVEALKDTKIKLLDTRKTLPGLRTASKYAVLCGGGNNHRIGLTDAFLIKENHILAAGSIANAVSNALILRKDLIVEVEVENLQELKQALKAKANIIMLDNFNYKNILQAVNITSKQAALEVSGNITLSNIKNYACTGIDYISVGALTKNVRALDLTMRLI; from the coding sequence ATGTTACCTAACAATCAAAATAATGTTCATAGACAATACTTATTAACAAGAATTAAAGAAGATATTTCATACATAGTAAACTTTGCACTAAAAGAAGATCTAGGCGGACTAATTAATGCAGATATAGATATAACTGCTCAACTTATACCTAAGATTAGTAAATCTAACGCAACTATTATTACACATGAACAAGGTATTTTTTGTGGCAAAAAATGGTTCATAGAAGTATTTAAACAACTAAGTGATGATATCATAATTAATTGGAAAGTAGATGATGGTGATTATATCCAAGCTAATCAGTTATTATGTGAAATTCATGGACCAACAAGAATATTACTTACAGGTGAGCGTACTGCTCTTAATTTTATTCAAACTATGAGTGGCATAGCTAGTAAGGTAAAATTATATGTTGAAGCATTAAAAGATACAAAAATAAAACTTTTAGATACCAGAAAAACATTACCTGGGTTGCGTACTGCATCTAAATATGCAGTATTATGTGGCGGTGGTAATAACCATCGCATTGGTTTGACAGATGCTTTTTTAATTAAGGAGAATCATATTCTTGCAGCTGGTTCTATCGCTAACGCAGTATCTAATGCATTAATTTTACGTAAAGATCTCATAGTTGAAGTAGAAGTAGAAAATCTGCAAGAACTGAAACAAGCTTTAAAAGCAAAAGCTAATATTATTATGCTTGATAATTTTAATTACAAAAATATATTACAAGCAGTAAATATTACAAGTAAACAAGCAGCACTAGAAGTTTCAGGTAATATTACATTATCCAATATAAAAAACTATGCTTGCACTGGTATTGATTATATTTCAGTTGGTGCATTAACTAAAAATGTACGTGCATTAGATCTAACTATGCGTTTAATATAA